The Triticum aestivum cultivar Chinese Spring chromosome 7B, IWGSC CS RefSeq v2.1, whole genome shotgun sequence genome window below encodes:
- the LOC123155651 gene encoding uncharacterized protein, which translates to MWGNLISAPERLEGGYVDFSRPSTLAGNSLYWWIHGSYDMELLEFDIGRQSLAVIQKLPVRDIQKSKSFIHIIRAEDGGVGFAMLSYPSLQMWDLKADGDGAATWFPRNTVNLELVLNMRAAETAIVGYVEDDDAILIKLNNDVFMVQLESVESRKLCESIVRHQYHPFTSLYSSGEFGRCRGLDSMPSPADPAIPTSIAAPPVMKAPEQRAWTFQHVPRKRRS; encoded by the exons ATGTGGGGCAACCTGATCTCGGCGCCGGAACGATTGGAAGGCGGTTACGTCGATTTCAGCCGCCCCTCAACCCTCGCCGGCAACTCCCTTTACTGGTGGATCCATGGATCTTATGACATGGAGTTACTTGAGTTTGATATTGGTAGGCAGAGCCTAGCCGTGATCCAAAAACTTCCTGTTAGAGATATCCAGAAATCGAAAAGTTTCATCCACATCATCCGGGCAGAGGatggcggtgttggcttcgccatGTTGTCGTATCCAAGCCTCCAAATGTGGGACCTGAAGGCTGATGGGGATGGTGCCGCCACATGGTTTCCGCGGAATACCGTGAATCTCGAGCTCGTCCTGAATATGAGGGCTGCCGAAACAGCTATAGTCGGGTATGTGGAGGACGACGACGCAATTCTTATAAAGTTGAACAACGACGTCTTCATGGTTCAACTTGAGTCAGTTGAGTCAAGGAAACTTTGTGAAAGCATTGTGAGGCACCAATATCATCCTTTCACAAGTTTGTATTCTTCAG GGGAGTTTGGTCGCTGCAGAGGTCTGGATAGCATGCCGAGCCCAGCAGATCCGGCCATCCCGACGAGCATAGCAGCTCCACCTGTCATGAAGGCACCAGAGCAACGGGCTTGGACATTCCAGCATGTACCAAGGAAGCGTAGGAGTTGA